The nucleotide window AATGCGGCACGACGACCACGCGGCGACACAACGGCGGAGTCATCTGCGCTCGATACGCCGCCGCATGACGCTGCACCGCCGCCTGATCGATCTGGTTCGCCTGCGTCATGGGCCCCTGCAACAGGGCCGCCATTGTCGGGCCGAGTGAGGCGAACGTTTCCAGCTTTCGCCACATATCGGACGGGTTCACACCCAACCGTTGCTGTCCGGCCTCCGTGAAATCTTTGACTGCTCCCGACGTGGGATTATAGTTCAAGAAGAACAGATAACAGGCGGATTGAAGGGGCGCCGGCATCGCAGGCAATCGAGCCAAGAACTCCAGTTCCAGCTTCCCGCCGTTCAATCTCGCCTCATCGAGCGTCGTCGTCACGCCATTCACGTAGTAGATCGACGTGCGTGGAGCGGAGCTATTTTGACAAGCCGTCTGCGGCGCAACCTGCGCCCAACTCGGCGCGGCCCACACCATCACCACCGCCAACAGACTCGCCTTCAGCGGCACCCCATTCATAGGCAGGCTCCCACCCATTGCTCAGCCGGACGCAGCGGAATGTTCACCGCGGCAGCCTGACCATCGGCTTTCAGATAGGCCTCGGATCGTGGATTGGTATCTAAGATTCTCGCCCGAAGCTCGACAAACACGGGATGGAAATCCGTCGCACGCCGAGCCATCAGGCATTCCAGCGCGCGAAATCGATCGGTCACATGGGCAATGGATTTCGCGGCATCATCTGCGTCCAGGATAGACGACTGTGCCGCCTTGGCATATTGCCGCAAGGCCCGATTGGTATCGGCATTGGCGGGAGCCGGATAGGTCGCATCGATATAGGTCTCGATATCGTCGCGGACACCGTCATTGTTGGCATCGGTTCCCGCCAGCGACAAGACCGCTCCAGCAGGCGGGGCAGAGGTCTCACTCCCGCATCCGCCGAAGAACGTCACCAGCAAGATCGCACCAGCCATTCTCTTTAGCCGTCCCATGAGCATGTTCGACAGGCCTCTGTATTCCGTAGGCAAAACCCTGTCGATCTTACTGCTCGATTGCCCGCAAAAGCAATCCTATGGCCGCTGGCCAGAATGCCGAGCATGGTTCTTCCGCAGAGGGAACGAACCGGACCTAGCCCGATATGTCCGGCAGACAACCGGCCTCGACAATACGCAATGACCGGTGCGAGGCCCCTCACGCCCTCTCGCACCGCAGAGAATTATGTCTTCGTGATGAGATTCCGCTTCATCGGACCGCACACCGTCACACCGAACAACCTTACGCCTCGATACGAACGACGTCCCCCGTATGGACTATCCCCGGCGTCACGACGGTTGCCAACACACCCACGTTCCCGTGGTTATGCTGAACCGCTGTTCGAAGTATGGCCAAGTCTTGAGGCAATCCCTGCTGCGGCAACGTCGTCATGACGCAGCGCGCACAGAACCCGGTCACCGCTAAACGAACGTGAGCGCCGATCGCCACGGTTCGCCCTTTCCAATCGTTTTCGACAAACATGGGGATCGCGGTTCCGGTATCGATGACCACATTGGGACGAAAGCGCCGCGCGTCAAAACGCCCAGCCGGATAGTGCGACTCCAACGCGTGGAGCGTCGCCGTCGTCAAGAGATGAACCGGCGCCTCATCGAAGAATGTCGTAGGAGGAATCTTTACCGTCGTCTCGCTGTCCCGCTCGGACTGGCCGTCAAGATTGGGCGCATATTGCTCCAGCACAGGCTGAGCCGGCGGCACGCTCGTAAGTCTGACCTTGCGCCCGAGCCGCTCCGACAGGACCGCATCGACCTCTCGCATGGATTCCGTCACGATCTGTCCGTCCGGAAGCGTCACCTCGATGCTCATCGAGGATCCAGGAACGCTGCGAGCCTGAAATGCGAACAGGGAGGGCCAACGGCGCGGGTTTTTCGCACTGACCACATGCCCGGTCTCCACATCGATCAACGCATACTGGCGATCGCCCTGCAGCCCCCGTTCCGTCACCGTCGCCGTGGCCACCTGCTCTCCCAGCATCGACTTCACGGGATAGCGCCAGAGCGAAGACACAGACCACATCAGCGAACTTTTCGACAGAGCCACGACCGCCTCCTCTCCTCATGAATGATCCCGACCGATTCACCGCAATCAACCGCCGACTGGTCCGGAGGCCCACCGCGTGGGCCTCCGGACCATACTCCCTTATTTCTTCTCTACGATATCACTTTTCATCGGACCCAACACGCTCAGCAACTCGTCCTTTTCAGCCTTGCCGACCTTGTGATGATCCAGCGCAGCCACCAAATCCTCGACGAGCGCGCCGAAGGCCGCGTCACTCACTCCCATCCCGTCATGCGTCTGCTTCATGGTGCGCCCGGTATACGTGCAAGGACCGCCGCTCGCCTGGCAGATCTGATTGACGAGATGCGCCTTGAGTTTCACGAGATCCGTGCTCGCGAAATATCCGTTGATCCGCTTATCGCCTCCGACATTACCCACGAACGTCTCGACTACCGCCGTGATCGCCCCCTTACCCCCCAACCGCTCATACAGCGGCTTGCTTGGAACAGAGTTCCCCGCGCAGGCCGTCCCCGCCATCAACACCACACTCAGCACCGCCAGACTCATCACACGCTGCATCTTCATGGCACACTCCTCCTGTATTGATAAATAAATGGGCCCTATTGCCCCTGCCCTCCACGCACAAACGTTTGCCAGCGCCGTTCCTGGTCGCGTTCGACTCCTGGAACAAAGTCCGGACAATCCAACCGCAGCTGCCCCTCCCCCAGCGGCGCATCCACAAATCCACAATGATGCGGCCGCGCCGAATCGGCGTGAACATACGGCTGAAAATACGCACAGCCCGCGCACATGCGCGCGATGGAGATCACGCCCTGCTGTTGCAGGGAGTGCATGACTTTGGTCAGACCTCGCAAAAATACCGCCTGCTCATCCGGGGTGAGACTGCTGACCCCGGCTTGCACCACCTCTGTCCATCCCGACGTCTGCTTGGCCTCAAGCAGCCCCGCCGCCGTCAGCGTCAGGGCCAGCGCCCGCTGGTCTTCCGCCGAACGCGCTTTCTTGATCAGCTTTTTGTCGACGAGCGTCATCACCGCATCGCTGACCGTCGCCGCCGTCAGACACAACTCCCCGGCGATGTCGTTCAATCGGACAGCCGTCCCAGATCTCGCGGCGAGAAAAAGAAGAATTTGGCCCTGCGTCGGAGTCAGCCGTCGCTCAATCCCACCCTCCCAGGCCTGGCTCCGTAACGCTGCGGAAACCTTCCCCAAACCCACCGTAATATGCTCAACGATGGTCTTTTCTCCGTGCATCGGCAGACGCTTCCCCATTGGGCGCTCCTTTATGCTATGCGGACAGCGGCACGATGAATCCGCCTGACCGCCGAAACTCCGCTTGCTGCGATTCCGCGAACATGACCAGCGGCTCCTGGTGGCAGAATCGGCACTCCTCTGCCGTCACCGCAACCGCCGCGTGCCCCTGCGCCGCCACATACTCATTCGCCAACCGGAGCGCCGTCTCCAGGTCTCCCGTCATCACGTCAAAGTGCAACGTCTTTCCCGGCACCTCCACCCACGTATCGAACACTCTCAAAGCATCCACGACCGCCTCCTTTCTGGCGACGACACGCCATATCATTCAGGACTCCTCAATATATAGCAAGGAGTCCTTCTGTTTTGCAAGCCCTCGATCGAGGAAAGGCTCTGCGGCCAATTGCCGCCACCCGTTTCACCGTGCAAGTTGTTGAATTGAAACCATCCGGACGAAAGAAATACGGGCAGGACGATTCCATACCGCGAGAAAGGCCGCCTCTTCGGCAAGCCTAACTCGCAGACGGACCTTATTCTCGACGTAAAACAGGCCGAGGAACGTGAAGATGAATCGATGAGTGGGGAGAAATCGCGCAGGCGGGCTGAGACATCAGCACTGGACTGGACCGGGCCGAGGCCCCTCTCGCGGCAGCTGACTCGGCGCGTTCCTGCAAACCGGCGCAGCCTGCCGGCGGCCCGGCAGGTCCGACACCGAAACCGTACCCGCTGCTACAGGCGCGCGCCGCCCGCCATCAGATCACGACGACTTCTGCTTGGCGCGCGCCAAAGCCATCGCCATGGCCATCGTCCCGCCGGGCGGCGGCTGCCGATCCATAGGACGTTGCGCCGTTGGCTGGCGGCGCCCCTGCGACTCGCGTGATGCCCCCGCGCCAGCCTCCGCTTGTGGCGGACGAGAGGCGGCGCTGCTCCCAGGCACATCGTCAAGACGCATCGTCAGAGAGATGCGCTGGCGCTTCACATCGACCTCCAGCACCTTGACCTTGACGATCTGACCGGGCTTCACTACCTCATGCGGATCTTTGACGAACTTGTTCGCCAAGGCAGAGACATGCACCAGCCCATCCTGATGCACCCCGATATCGACGAACGCACCGAAGGCGGCGACATTCGTCACGACCCCTTCCAGGATCAGGCCGGGCTGCAGATCGGTCAGTGATTCAATCCCTTCCTGGAACGTCGCCGTTTTGAACTCAGGGCGCGGATCGCGCCCTGGCTTTTCTAACTCCGTCAGGATATCGCGCACGGTCGGCACACCGAATTTTTCATCCGTAAAATCAGCCGGCGATAACCCTTTCAAGAAAGCCGGCTGCCCCATCACATCGGAAATACCTTTCCCGACGCGCGCAAGAATACGCTCGACGACCGGATAGGCCTCCGGATGGACCGATGAGCGATCCAAGGGGTTATCGCCGTCGTTGATCCGCAAGAACCCGGCCGCCTGCTCAAAGGTCTTTTCACCCAGGCGCGGGACTTTGCGCATCGTCATGCGATTTCTGAACGGCCCGTTCGCATCGCGATATTCGACGATATGCTTCGCCAGCAGCTGATTCAGACCGGACACCCTCGCCAGAAGCGGAACAGACGCCGTATTCACATCGACACCCACCGCATTCACGCAATCTTCCACCGTCGCATCGAGCGAACGCGCCAGCAGATGCTGATTGACATCGTGCTGATACTGGCCGACGCCGATCGCTTTCGGCTCGATCTTCACCAGTTCGGCCAGCGGATCCTGCAAGCGGCGGGCGATAGATACCGCCCCTCGCAAACTCACATCCAGTCCAGGAAACTCCGCCGCGGCGAATGCGGACGCGGAATAGACCGAGGCCCCGGCTTCACTGACAACGATCTTGGCCAGCTTCTGCTCCGGCTTCTTCGCCGCAATAAGCTTGACCAGCTCTGTCGCCAGCTTGTCGGACTCGCGGCTGGCGGTGCCGTTGCCGATCGAGATCAGCTCCACTCCGTGCTGAACCACCAAGCGCCCCAAGGTGGCCAGCGAATCCTGCCACTCATTGCGCGGTTGGTGCGGATAGATCGTCGCCGTTTCCAGCAGCTTGCCTGTGGCATCGACGACCGCCACCTTGCACCCGGTACGGAGCCCCGGATCGAGGCCGAGCACGGCCTTCGGACCGGCGGGCGCCGCCAACAGCAGTTCATGCAAGTTTCGGCCGAAGATTCTGATCGCTTCTGCTTCCGCCGCTTCACGCAACTGCAACAGCAGCTCAGTGCTGAGATGCAGATGGATTTTCACACGCCAGGTCCAGCGACACACGTCGGCCAGCCATTTATCGGCAGGCCGGCCGCGATCCTCGACCCCGACATGCGCCGCAATCATCGCGGCACAGGGATGCGGCACGACCGCCTCCAGTTGCTCCCCCAGTCCCAGTTCCACTTTTAAGACCCCCAACCCCCAACCGCGGAACAAGGCCAGCGCGCGATGGGATGGAATGGTGCGGATTGTCTCGGAATAGGCATAGTAGTCGCGGAACTTTTCTTCCTCTGCCGTCTCCTTTCCCTTCACCACGGTCGAGGTGACGTAGCCCTGATCCCACAACCTGGTCCGAAGCGCCGCCAGCAACTCGGCGGTCTCCGCAAAGCGCTCAACTAGAATGTCGCGGGCTCCTTCAAGCGCCGCTTTCGCATCGGGCACATTGATCGCCTCGACCCCGTCGCCGGCCGGCTTCACGATCAGATACTTGGCCGCTTCCTGTTCAGGATCCAGCATCGGATTGGCCAGCAACACATCGGCCAATGGCTCCAATCCTGCTTCACGAGCGATCTGCGCCCGCGTGCGCCGCTTGGGTTTGAAGGGCAGATAGAGATCTTCCACGCCTTGCTTGGTGGTGGCTGCATCGATACTCGCGCGCAACGCGTCGGTCAGCTTTCCCTGTTCCTCGATGGACGCCAGGATCGCCGCGCGCCGCTCTTCCAACTCGCGCAAATACCGCAACCGCTCTTCCAATGTGCGCAGATGCGTATCGTCCAAATTCCCGGTGGCCTCTTTTCGATAACGCGCCACGAACGGAACGGTCGAGCCTTCATCGAGCAACGCAACCGCGGCCGCTACCTGATGCGGCCCCACGGTAAGTTCTGCCGCAATGAGTCGAATGATTTTTTCTTGAGCCGAATCCGAAACGACGACCTTAGATAAAGAAGCCATAGAAAAATATGCCGGTACTTTCCGGAAGCGGCCCGGTCGTGAAATCCATCACGCCAAGACCAAGCACGCGTTCCTCTGTCTGATGGTGGAGAAAGAATCGATTGTATAAGAACGGCTGAGCATCCTATCGGGCTCACGCACCGCCAGGACGATTCCGGGACGCCGGTCAGTGTCGGGCGCGAATCTATCAGATGCCTCCCCTCGCGGCAACTCACCACAGACTCCCCTCCAGCAAGCCCTGGGGACCGCGTACACGGTAGATCTCTGCGCCTCAACTCCGTTACACTCGCAGGAAAGAAAACCTGTCAGAGGAATTGCATGCTCACATACTATCAAGTGCTCGAACTGCCGACCACGGCCACCGGTGAAGACATTAAGAAGGCCTGGCACGAGCAACTACAAGTCTGGCATCCGGATCGATTCACGCATGCTCCAGGCCTGCAGCGCAAAGCCGAAGCCCGTACGACCTTGATCAATCAGGCGTATCAAACGCTCAACGATCCAAGCGCTCGCCAGCGCTACGACGCCACGACCGGCCCCACGCCGGTGCGCCCGCATACAACGGCCTCCCCGACTCCTCCGCCGCGCCCGACGACCTCTGTGCACCCGCAAACGCCGCCCCCCAGATCGCGCAGCGAACAACGTGGCCCACACCTTCCGGTCATGCTGTCCCGAAAAAACCAGCCCAAAATCGCGGTGCCGGCGATTCACATCCTCGTCGACACCCGCGAACACATGCCGTACATCTTCTCCGGCTTGAGCAGAATCGCCGGCACCACCCGCCAAACCCTGCAGGCCGGGGACTATGCCATCGCCGAGGCACCGGACATTTTCCGCGTTGAACGCAGACGGGCCGAGGAGCTCAATACGATTTTCTCCAATCCCTCAGAAAACCGGCAGCGGTTCATGCGCGAACTGGAACCGCTCCTCAAGATTCCCCATCGCTTTCTAGTGATCGAAGGCGCGCTCTTCCAGCGCCTCGCCAGCGGACGCCTGGGCCAGTATCACAAAAATGGGCTATTGGATTTTCTGGATGCGCTGACCGCGCGCTTCGGGCTGCAGATTATTTACGCGGAGCATCGAGACGAGGCGGAAGAGCGCGTCGCCAATCTGGCAACGCTGCACTACGCCTATTACTACGCTGAGCAGGAAGGACTGGGACGCTACCTGACGGACAACGACGTCTGATCGGCGCCCTCTTCCGGATTATCGGCACCCCTCGAATCCCGTCTGTCGCAAGGCTTCGTAGATCACCACCGATACCGCGTTCGAGAGATTCAAGCTCCGGCTGCCGGGCCGCATCGGCACGCGAACGCGCTGCGCCTCAGGGACCGCCTCAATGAGCTCGACCGGCAACCCTCGCGTTTCAGGCCCGAAAAGAAACACATCCCCTGACGCATAGGCATTGAGGTCATACCGGCGCGTGCCTTTCGTCGAGGCCGCAAAGATGCGGCGACCGGCGAACTGCTCCGCACAGGCTGTCCAATCGTCATGCACGGTGAGCGAGGCGAATTCGTGATAGTCCAGTCCGGCGCGCAATAATTGCTTGTCCTCCAGCGAAAAGCCGAGCGGCTTCACCAGATGCAGACAAACGCCCGTGTTCGCGCAGAGGCGGATGATATTGCCGGTGTTGGGAGGAATTTCAGGCTGATAGAGAATAAGGTCGAACATGAAGCAGGTGACCGGACAATCAGAATGTGACGATAGGGACGCAGTCTACCACGGACGCCCCTGATGCCATCACCACTTTCCCAGGCCCACCGAAGAAACCAGAGTCAGGAGCATTCTCACGCCGCATAGCCCTTTGGATTCGTACTTTGCCAACGCCAGGCATCGGCACACATCACATCGAGCCCCCGTTCGGCGCGCCAGCCCAATTGTGCCTGCGCCTGCTTCGGATCGGCGTAGCAAGACGCGATGTCGCCGGGCCTCCGAGCTGCCACCTGATAGGGAACCGGTTTCCCGCTGGCCCGCTCAAACGCCCGCACAATTTCCAGCACGCTATACCCGTTCCCCGTTCCCAAATTCACCGTCAAACACTCCGTCATCTGCTTCGATCGCTCCAACGCCTGCAGCGCCTTGAGATGGCCAAGCGCCAAATCCACGACATGAATATAGTCTCGCACCCCAGTGCCGTCAGGAGTGGAATAGTCGCCGCCCCACACATTGAGACTCGCCCGCCGCCCCACGGCAACCTGCGCGACAAACGGCAACAGATTATTCGGCACCCCCCGGGGGTCTTCCCCGATCAACCCGCTGGCATGCGCACCCACCGGATTGAAGTATCGTAAAATACAGAGCCGCCAGG belongs to Nitrospira lenta and includes:
- a CDS encoding MOSC domain-containing protein, which codes for MALSKSSLMWSVSSLWRYPVKSMLGEQVATATVTERGLQGDRQYALIDVETGHVVSAKNPRRWPSLFAFQARSVPGSSMSIEVTLPDGQIVTESMREVDAVLSERLGRKVRLTSVPPAQPVLEQYAPNLDGQSERDSETTVKIPPTTFFDEAPVHLLTTATLHALESHYPAGRFDARRFRPNVVIDTGTAIPMFVENDWKGRTVAIGAHVRLAVTGFCARCVMTTLPQQGLPQDLAILRTAVQHNHGNVGVLATVVTPGIVHTGDVVRIEA
- a CDS encoding group I truncated hemoglobin; translated protein: MKMQRVMSLAVLSVVLMAGTACAGNSVPSKPLYERLGGKGAITAVVETFVGNVGGDKRINGYFASTDLVKLKAHLVNQICQASGGPCTYTGRTMKQTHDGMGVSDAAFGALVEDLVAALDHHKVGKAEKDELLSVLGPMKSDIVEKK
- a CDS encoding MarR family winged helix-turn-helix transcriptional regulator — encoded protein: MGKRLPMHGEKTIVEHITVGLGKVSAALRSQAWEGGIERRLTPTQGQILLFLAARSGTAVRLNDIAGELCLTAATVSDAVMTLVDKKLIKKARSAEDQRALALTLTAAGLLEAKQTSGWTEVVQAGVSSLTPDEQAVFLRGLTKVMHSLQQQGVISIARMCAGCAYFQPYVHADSARPHHCGFVDAPLGEGQLRLDCPDFVPGVERDQERRWQTFVRGGQGQ
- a CDS encoding DUF2024 family protein yields the protein MDALRVFDTWVEVPGKTLHFDVMTGDLETALRLANEYVAAQGHAAVAVTAEECRFCHQEPLVMFAESQQAEFRRSGGFIVPLSA
- a CDS encoding Tex family protein, yielding MASLSKVVVSDSAQEKIIRLIAAELTVGPHQVAAAVALLDEGSTVPFVARYRKEATGNLDDTHLRTLEERLRYLRELEERRAAILASIEEQGKLTDALRASIDAATTKQGVEDLYLPFKPKRRTRAQIAREAGLEPLADVLLANPMLDPEQEAAKYLIVKPAGDGVEAINVPDAKAALEGARDILVERFAETAELLAALRTRLWDQGYVTSTVVKGKETAEEEKFRDYYAYSETIRTIPSHRALALFRGWGLGVLKVELGLGEQLEAVVPHPCAAMIAAHVGVEDRGRPADKWLADVCRWTWRVKIHLHLSTELLLQLREAAEAEAIRIFGRNLHELLLAAPAGPKAVLGLDPGLRTGCKVAVVDATGKLLETATIYPHQPRNEWQDSLATLGRLVVQHGVELISIGNGTASRESDKLATELVKLIAAKKPEQKLAKIVVSEAGASVYSASAFAAAEFPGLDVSLRGAVSIARRLQDPLAELVKIEPKAIGVGQYQHDVNQHLLARSLDATVEDCVNAVGVDVNTASVPLLARVSGLNQLLAKHIVEYRDANGPFRNRMTMRKVPRLGEKTFEQAAGFLRINDGDNPLDRSSVHPEAYPVVERILARVGKGISDVMGQPAFLKGLSPADFTDEKFGVPTVRDILTELEKPGRDPRPEFKTATFQEGIESLTDLQPGLILEGVVTNVAAFGAFVDIGVHQDGLVHVSALANKFVKDPHEVVKPGQIVKVKVLEVDVKRQRISLTMRLDDVPGSSAASRPPQAEAGAGASRESQGRRQPTAQRPMDRQPPPGGTMAMAMALARAKQKSS
- a CDS encoding DnaJ domain-containing protein — protein: MLTYYQVLELPTTATGEDIKKAWHEQLQVWHPDRFTHAPGLQRKAEARTTLINQAYQTLNDPSARQRYDATTGPTPVRPHTTASPTPPPRPTTSVHPQTPPPRSRSEQRGPHLPVMLSRKNQPKIAVPAIHILVDTREHMPYIFSGLSRIAGTTRQTLQAGDYAIAEAPDIFRVERRRAEELNTIFSNPSENRQRFMRELEPLLKIPHRFLVIEGALFQRLASGRLGQYHKNGLLDFLDALTARFGLQIIYAEHRDEAEERVANLATLHYAYYYAEQEGLGRYLTDNDV
- a CDS encoding tRNA (cytidine(34)-2'-O)-methyltransferase — protein: MFDLILYQPEIPPNTGNIIRLCANTGVCLHLVKPLGFSLEDKQLLRAGLDYHEFASLTVHDDWTACAEQFAGRRIFAASTKGTRRYDLNAYASGDVFLFGPETRGLPVELIEAVPEAQRVRVPMRPGSRSLNLSNAVSVVIYEALRQTGFEGCR
- the galE gene encoding UDP-glucose 4-epimerase GalE, whose amino-acid sequence is MILVTGGAGYIGSHTCVELLQAGFEVTVFDNFSNSHPEALARVQRITGKSVPLVRGDCRDRAALVAALRASKATAVIHFAGLKAVGESVEQPLSYYDNNVVGTLRLLEAMGECGVKQLVFSSSATVYGDPQRLPLTEDHPLSATNPYGRSKLMVEEILRDLQRSDQSWRLCILRYFNPVGAHASGLIGEDPRGVPNNLLPFVAQVAVGRRASLNVWGGDYSTPDGTGVRDYIHVVDLALGHLKALQALERSKQMTECLTVNLGTGNGYSVLEIVRAFERASGKPVPYQVAARRPGDIASCYADPKQAQAQLGWRAERGLDVMCADAWRWQSTNPKGYAA